The genome window ATTCTCGAATACCTGCCTGAGTTGTTCTCTATCGACGAGGAGTCCTACGATTCCTACGGTGCGACTCAGGCCGATCTAACGGTCAAGGTCGGCTTTCTGGTTCAAAGGAACGATATCGCGACCTTCCCGTTGGAGCATGGCGCCCGCTACGACAGGGGGTCGGACCACGTCGAGATCCTCGGTGTGACCACGAACAAGAACAGCCTGAGAATCGAACTGAAAGAGTCGCGTCACCGGCTGATCCAGGACCGGATGAAGAGTCGGTGGTACCTGCTCCGTAACCGGGATAAGCGGCAGGCGGTTCTGAGCGAAGGATCGATCGCCTACGCCATTCTGACCCCTCCTCTGGCGCCACTTTCCTTCCCCATGCTGGGAATCAGCCATTCGAGTCTGTATTTTCAGTTGCCTTCCACCGATCCTTCCGTGGACCCGGACTGGTTTGACGACGCCGAGCTCGTCCGGATCGAGACCAGGAACCTGGGCCGGTTCTCCAAGACGATCCGAATGGAGAGCCTCGTCCTGAAAGCCATCCCCGGTCCCTGACCGGATCGATTGTTGATTCCGGGGTATCCGGCTGCTATCAATCTCGCAAGGAGGGAGCGCCGATGAGACCCGGATCAAGCCAGCAGAATCCCAAGAACCAGTTGGACCGGCGCCGTTTTATCCAGGCCGGCGCCGTCTCCGCCGTGACCGCCGCCGCTTCCTGCGCCGGACCCGGCGGCGAGTCCGCGGGCCGTGAGACGGCAATCGAGCTGGAGAACCGCAAGCCGGGCACCCGGGAATGGCAATTGACCCGGGTCTGGGTCGACCGCGGAAAGTACCGCAGCGCCCGCATCGAGGGGTACTGTTCCCACCAGTCCATCGAGGCCGGCGACACCCTCTCCCTATTCGTCAGCACCGAACCCGCCAGCCCCTTCCGCGTGGACTTCTACCGGTTGGGCTACTACGGCGGCCACGGCGGACGCCTGATGAGTTCGGCGGGGCCGCTGGAGGGCACGCCCCAACCCCTCCCCGAGGTCGGTCCCAACCGCTTGCGCGAGTGCCGGTGGGAACCGAGCCTCGAGTTCACGATTCCCGAGGACTGGACCAGCGGAGTCTACCTGGGCAAGCTCACCACGCTCCCGGCGGGAAATGCGCCCTACTGGCAGAGCTACGTGATTTTCATCGTGCGGGACCGGCGGCCGGCGCACCTCCTCTTCCAGTGCTCGGACAACACCTGGCAGGCCTACAACCGCTGGCCCGACGACTACTCCCTCTACACCCACCCCGAGGGAGCCCATCATCCCGGCGTGGCGGGCAGCTTCGACCGGCCCTACGCCAAGTTTTCCATGTTCGCGGACTTCCCCCTGTCGGTAGGCACGGGGGAGTTCCTGCTATGGGAGTATCCCCTCTGCTACTGGCTGGAACGGGAGGGGCTGGACGTCACCTATTGCAGCAACGCTGACGTGCTGGACTCCTCGTTCGTGACCCGTTGCCGGGCCTTCGTCAGCGTCGGACACGACGAGTACTGGGATATTCGCCAGTACCGGGCCATCGAGTCAGCCATCGGAGAAGGGGTCAACGTCCTCTGGCTCAGCGCCAACGACGTCTACATGGTGAGTCCCTTCACGCCTTCCTCGACCGGCGTCCCCAACCGGATCATCACCCGGCTCCACAGCTACGGCCCGTTGCGTCCCGAAGAGATCGAGAGATACTCGGAGATCCTGGGCCCCTTCGAGGGGGCCGGCCCGGACGAGCGGAACATCATCGGAGCCCGCACCGTGGTGCCCTTCAACGGATCGGGCGACTGGATCTGCACGGCTCCCGATCACTGGATCTTCGAAGGGACCGGGATGGCGAAGGGGGACTTCATTCCCGGTCTGGTGGGCTGGGAATTTCACGGCGACCCCGACCTGGAGCGCGAGGGCCTGGAAGTCGTGGGCCAGGGGACCGTCTGGACCCATGGGGTGACTCCCGGCGAGTGGGCCGCAACCATCTTCCCCGGTCCCAAGGGGAACTTCGTCTTCAACGCCTCCACCATCTTCTGGGCCCAGGGTCTGGACTCTCCGCCCGGGCACACTGTGCCCTGGACCCACTTCACCCGGCCCCTCGGGCCCGACCCGAGGGTTCAGCGCATCACCCGCAACCTCATCGACAGAGCCGCCGCTCCCAATCGGGCCTGAGGGAACGACCCATCGCCATGAGCCTGACGTTGCTGGTGCTGGCTGCGGGGATGGGAAGCCGCTACGGGGGCCTCAAGCAGATCGACCCGGTGGGACCCGGCGGGGAGACGCTGTTGGACTATTCCGTCTACGACGCCGTCCGCGCCGGCTTCGATCGCGTGGTCTTCATCGTGCGCGGGGATATGGAGTCCGATTTCCGGTCTGCGGTGGGGAGCAAGATCGAGCAGCAGGTTCCGGTGGAATACTGCCGCCAGGAGTTGGAAATGGTTCCCGGGTGGTTCTCCATTCCGCCCGGGCGCCGCAAGCCCTGGGGCACAGGCCATGCCGTATGGGCGGCCCGGGACGCCATCGACGGGAACTTCGCCGCCGTCAACGCCGACGACTTCTACGGCGCCGGCTCCTACCGGGAACTGGCGGGCCACCTCCGGCAGGCGGCGGACGGCCGCCAGGGAGACTACGGCATGGTGGGGTTCCGCCTGCGCGAGACGCTCTCGGATCACGGCACGGTGGCCCGGGGGGTCTGCCGCAGCCGTCAGGGCCTTTTGAAGCAGGTCGTCGAGCTGACCCGTATCGCCAGGACCGGTGACGGAGCCGTTCATTCCGATCCGCAGGGACGGGCCCGGAACCTCTCCGGAGACGAGCTGGTCTCCATGAACATGTGGGGTTTCACTCCCGGCATCTTCGACCATCTTGAACGGGCCTTCGCCCGCTTCCTGCGAGAGCGGGGCGGGGAAGACGGGGCCGAGTTCATGATTCCCACCCTGGTCAACGACCTTGTCGCCGCTGGCCAGGCGAGGGTCCGCGTGCTCCGATCCGCCGATGCATGGTTCGGGGTCACCTACCGCGAGGACCGGGACCGGGTCACGAGTCAGATTCGGGAACTGGTGCGCCGTGGATCCTATCCGACTCCCCTTTGGCAATAATTTGTCTATTGATAGATAATTGCGAGTCAGATTTTATTATTTATAGTAAAACCGAGTGCTATTTTGGGGACGCGGCGGATGGCGATGCAGCGCCAGAACCGGTGCGTCGCTTGACACGGATTCGGCTTCAGGGGTACCTTCCTGTGATCAATCTACACCGGTGGTGATTCCATGCATCTACCTGAAAGCCCTCAACTTCCGGGGCCCAATTCCATTTCCCGGCGGCAACTTCTGGCCCGGTCCGGACTCGGTTTCGGCAGCATCGCCCTGGCCGGTCTCCTGGATTCCGAAAACCTCCTGGGAACTCCGGCGCTCGACAAGCCCGGGCGGCCCTACATGGACCTCAAGCCGCGGAAAGGTCACTTTCCGGGTCCGGCCAAGGCGGTGATTCAACTGGTCCAGAACGGCGGACCCAGCCAGATGGATCTCTTCGACCCCAAGCCTGAGCTCACCAGGAGAGCCGGCCAGCCCCATCCCGACGGCGTCGAGATCCACCAGCCCAACAACCTGAACATCCTCATGCCCTGCCCCTACGAGTTCAAAAAACACGGGCAGTCGGGCATGGAAATCGCGGAAGTGCTGCCCCAACTGAGCGGCGTGGCCGACGAACTCTGCATGGTCCGGTCCATGTACTCGGTGCACAACAACCATCCCGAGGGGCTCAACAACCTCCTCACCTCCCAGATCTTTCCGGGGCGTCCGGTGATGGGCTCCTGGATCAGCTACGCCCTGGGGACCGAAAACCAGAACCTTCCCGCCTACGTGGTGCTCCGGGCTCCGGAGGGGTACAGCGTCAGCGGAAAGATCCTCTGGTCCAGCGGCTGGCTGCCGGCCCTCTACCAGGGGGTCGAGTTCAGCTCCATCGGAACCCCCGTGCATCACCTTCAGCAGGAGGTGCCCCTGCCGCCGGGCGTGCAGCGGCAGAGCCTCGACCTGTTGGCCCGTCTCAACCAACGGCATCTCGTCCATCACCCGGAAACGTCGGAGTTGGAAGCCCGGATCCAGAACTACGAGCTGGCGGCGAGGATGCAGTTGGCGGCGGCCGACATTTTGGATCTCTCCCGGGAGTCGGAGGCCACCCGAAAGATGTACGGCCTGGACAACCCTCTGACCGCCCCCTACGCGACCCGCTGTCTCATGGCTCGGCGCCTGGTGGAATCGGGAGTCCGGTTCGTGCAGGTCTTCTCCGGCAAGGGCCAGCCCTGGGACAGCCACGACAACCTCAAGACCAATCTGGCCAAGATCTGCGCCAAGACGGACCAGCCGACGGCCGCACTGATCAAGGACCTCAAGAGCCGGGGCCTGCTCGAGAGCACCGTCATCATGTGGGCCGGCGAGTTCGGCCGGCTCCCCACGACGCAGAACTCCGACGGGCGGGACCACAACCGCAATGCCTTCACCATCCTGTTCGCCGGTGGGGGATTCAAGCCCGGTCTGACCTACGGCGCCACCGACGAGTTCGCTTACAAGGCGGTGGAGAACCGGGTGAGTTGCCCCGACATGCAGGCCACGCTCTATCGGCTGCTGGGGATCGACCACTCTCGCCTGACCTACCGCCACGGCGGCCGGGAGGAGACGCCCACCAACCTGGCCATCACTGGCGCCAAGGTGGTGGACGACCTCATCGAGCACCCCCTTCCCGGAGCCTGACCTCCATGAGATCCGGACCGGTCTTGCAAGGGGCGTTGCCGCTGCTTTTCTGCGGCGTTCTGGCCGCCGCTCCCGGGCCCACCTTCGAAAAGGACGTGCTCCCCATCTTCACGGCCCACTGCTTCGCCTGCCATGGGGGCACCTCCATGATCGGCCTGGACCTGCGCACGGCCCAGTCGGTCATGAAGGGATCTCACAACGGTCCGGTGTTGGTGCCGGGCGACTCTGCCGAAAGCCTGCTCTACCAAAAAATTTCTGCCCGGGAGATGCCGCCCAAGGCCTTCACCCTGGACCTGTCCGACGCTCAGATCGAAACCATCAAAGGCTGGATCGAGGCGGGTGCGCCTCATGAGAAGGTCCAACCTCTTCTGGCCGCGGATCAGGTGGAGCGGTTCAACCACCAGGCGCTGCCCATCTTCGAAGCCAAGTGCCTCGCCTGCCACGGTCAGGAACCCCCACCCGGAGGTCTGGATCTGAGGACGCTGGAGGCCACCCTCAAGGGGAGTGAAAACGGCCCCGTCGTCGTGGAGGGAGCGTCCGAGCTGAGCATACTGATCCGCATGGTCTCCGCCGGGAGCATGCCCCCGCCCGGAGTCGGATCTCCCCTCACCGAAGAGGAGATCGACGGTCTTCGGGCCTGGATCGATTCCTCCCGCTTCGGACCCGATCTCATCACCGAAGAGCGGGAGACCTTCAGTTTGGCGGAGGCGCCTCCCATCACCGGGGAAGATCGGAATTTCTGGGCTTACCGCAAGCCTGTGGCCGCTCCGGTGCCTCGAGTCAAGGACCGGAAGCAGGTCCGAACTCCCATCGACGCCTTCGTCCTGGCCAGGCTGGAAGCCAAGGGTCTGGGAATTTCCCCCGAGGAGTCGCGGCCGACACTGATGCGCCGCGCTTATTTCGATCTCATCGGTCTGCCCCCGACCCCGGAGGAGATGGAGAAGTTTCTTTCCGATTCCCGCTCGGACGCTTATGAACGCTTGGTGAACCGGCTGCTGGAGTCGCCCCACTACGGGGAGCGCTGGGGCCGCCACTGGCTGGACCTGATGGGCTATACCGACGTCACCGGATTCGACAACGATCTTCCCATCACCAACCTCTTCGAGGGAATCTGGCGGTACCGGGACTGGGTGGTGGAGGCCCTCAATCAGGACAAGCCGTATGACCGTTTCCTGACCGAACAACTGGCCGGTGACGAGCTGGTCGACTGGCGGTCCGCCCGGCAGTACACGCCGGAGACGGTCCGGCTCCTGACCGCCACCGGCTACATGCGCAGCAGCATGGACCGGACCGACTCGGACATCGTCAATCTGCCGGGCGAGAGATACTCGGTCATTTTCGACATGGTGGAGCGGGTCTCCACCGGCGTCATGGCCCTCACCGTCGGCTGCGCCCGTTGCCACTCCCACAAGTTCGATCCCATTCCCCAGCGCGACTACTACCGGCTGATGGCCGTCTTCACCCCCGCCTTCAATCCCATGCGTTGGAAGCAGCCCAAGGACCGTTTCCTTCCCGACGTCTCCCGCGCCGACCAGAAGGACATCGAGCGGCACAACGCCGAGATCGACGCGCCTCAGAAGAAGCTGAAGGAGAAGCTGACTGCTCTGCGCAAACCTTACGAGGAGATGCTTCTGGACAAGAAGCTGGAGCCGATCTCCCATGAGATCCGCTCCGATGTGAAGACGGCGTGGCAGATGCCCGAAGAGAAGCGCGACGAGATCCAGAAGTACCTGGCGGAGAAATTCGGGACCCTGTTGGAGGTGAAGCCGGAGGAGGTGGACCAGGCCCTCTCGGAGGAGCACAAGGCGGAGGCGGCAGGGTTTCGGAAGAAGATCGACACCCTCGAGGGGTATCGGCGGAGCTTCAACAGGATCGAGGCGCTGTTCGACGTGGGACCTCCCCCCGTGACCCGTCTGCTGCAGCGGGGAGACATCGAGTCTCCGGGACCCCGGGTCACGCCGGGGGGGTTGGCGGTCCTGAGCCCGCCCGGCGAGGAATCGATCCGGAGACCGGAAGAGACCCGGGGAGAAACCAGCGGCTACCGCCTGGGTCTGGCCAAGTGGCTGACCAGCCGCGACCATCCCTTGACGGCCCGGGTCATGGTCAACCGGGTGTGGCACCACCTCATGGGACGGGGGATCGTGGCCACTCCCGGCAACTTCGGCCGCAACGGTTCTCCGCCCACCCATCCCGAGCTGCTGGACTGGCTGGCGGTGGACTTCATGGAGAACGGCTGGTCCGTGAAGCGGCTGATCCGAACCATCATGACCTCCAGCGTCTACCGCCAAGCCCTGCGGCAGCCGGACGGCGCGCCCGGCGAGACGGTGGATCCCGAGAACCTGCTCCTCTGGCGCATGAACCTGAAGCGCCTGGAGGCGGAGACTCTTCGCGACGCCATCCTGGCGGCCAGCGGGAGATTGGACCGGAGTCTGGGCGGGACGCCGGCGTTGCTCGAGTTCGACGCCGCGGGCCTGCAGACCGTGGGGGGCGAAGAACCGGACACCCGGAACCCGTTGCGCCGCAGCCTCTACATTCTGGCCCGGAGGAACTACCCGCTCAATTTCCTGGAAGCCTTCGACTATCCCAAGGTCACGGTCAACTGCACCCGCAGGGTGAACTCGGTGACGCCGATCCAGTCGCTGACGCTCATGAACGATCCGTTCGTGGTGGAGGAGGCCGGCCACCTGGCGCGGAGGGTCCGGGATCTGGCCGGCGAGAGTCCCGAAGACAGAGTCCGCATGGCCTACCTCCTGACTCTTTCACGTCAACCCAAGCCGGAGGAGGTCCGGATCGGCCGGGATCATCTGCGGAAGCAGGAACGGAACTACCGTTTTGCCAATGCCACTCCGGAGAAGGCGTCCGAGGCGGCGTTGTCCAACCTCTGCCAGACGCTGTTTGCCACGAACGAATTTCTGTATCTGGAATAACGGGTGACCGCCCCGCCCGGCTGACCTGCAACCCCATCCTTCGGGTCCGTTGGAGAATGGCCCCGGCCGAGTCGAACCATCATGTCCCTGGAACTGCGAAACCGGATCTTCAAGCAATTGGACTCGATGTGGCTCATCGATCCCCACACCCACATCGACCCTCACCGGCCCGCCGCCGAAACGCTGGCCGACATCCTGGGATATCACTACTACACGGAGCTGGCGCACTCCGCCGGCATGCCCCGGGAGGAGATCGAAGAGCCGGGGGTCGGACCCCGGGAAAAGACCAGGCGGCTGATTGCCAACCTGGGGCCGGTGGAAAATACGGTCCAGTCCAGTTGGCTGGTGGAGATGGCCCGGTCGCTGCTCGGCTTCGAAGGCGACCGAATCACGCCCGACAACTGGGAGGCGCTCTACGATACCTCAGAGCGCCTCATGTCCTCGGCGACCTGGGAACAGGACGTGCTCCGGAGGAGCCGTCTCCGGCGCGTGTTCCTGACCAGCGACTTCGACGATCCCCTGGAGGGATTCGACACGGAGTTGTACATTCCCTGTCTCAGGGCCGACGATCTGGTGTTCGGCCTCGCCGATCCTGCCGTGCGCAGGCGCCTGGAAAAAGCGGCAGGCGTCTCCGTCCACGACCCCGCAGGCTTGCGGAGAGCCCTTGGCTCCCTCTTCCGGCATTTCGCCTCCCGCAACGCCCGAGCGGCCGCGATCTCGCTGCCGCCCGACTTCACTCCTGCGAAAATCTCCGAGCGAGAGGCGGCGGCCGCTCTGGACCGCATTCTGCCGGGTAGAGAAGACGGCGGCCTCCGCTCGCGGCGATCGTTGTCCCATTTCGTTTTCTGGACCCTGGCCGAGTTCTGTGCCGAGTTCCGCTTGCCCTTCGACCTGATGATCGGGGTCAACCGGGGCGTTTACGAGGCCGGGGTCTTCCAGGGGCAGGACCTGTACGACAGCCGCGTCTCCCTGATTCAGTACCGCGAACTGTTCAACGCCTTTCCCCAGGTGACTTTCCCCATCTCGGTGCTGGCCAGCGTCACGAATCAGGAACTGACCAGCTACGCCTGGATCTTCCCCAACGTGGTGACCCACGGGCATTGGTGGTACTCCAACGCCCCCGCCTTTCTGGAAGGGGATCTGGCGGCCCGGCTGGAGACCGTGCCGGCCACCAAGCAGATCGGGTACTACAGCGACATGTACAAGCTGGAGTTCGCGCTGCCCAAGTTCGCCATGTACAAGCGAACCTTGGCCAAGGTTCTGGCCGAGCGGTACGTCATCGATCGGGGCTGGCCGGAAGTTCGAGCCGTGGAACTGGGACGGCAGGTGTTGCGCGGCAACGTCGACGCCATCTTCGGGTTTTAGGAGGGGGGACTTTCCTGTCCCCCCTCTTCACCGCCGACTAGTAGCCCACAGCCTCCACCGGCTCCGGTTTCGGGATGTCCACCTTGGCCAGGTAAACGCTCGTCTTCTCCTCGTGCGTGGAGTAGTAGCTCATCCAGAGGAGCCCCTCGTGCCACACCATCCCCGCGTAGCTGGTGTCCCCGCCGGACGGGAGGCGGAGCAGCTCGGAGACGGTCCCGGCCTCGGGGTCCAGCGACCAGAGGAGGGTTCTTCTGTCTCCGTCGGGAAGATAGAGCCGGCCCGAGATCACATGGCGCCCGTCCGGCAGGACGATCAGGTTGGGGCCGCCGATGCGCTGACCCGTGTCCTTCCAGTTCCACAACGTGTAGGGCGGCTCGGAAACGCCGATCTGGGCCGAGTTGTCGGTCTTTCCGTCCCGCCGCAACAGGCAGACCGCCGTCCCGTCCTCATGGAAGACGATTTTCGACTCGTTGGGGTAGCCGCGGCTGAAGAAGACGTTCACGTGCGTCTCGTACCGGACCCCGTCTTCCGTCTTGTAGAGCCGGGCGAACTCCTGCTGGCTATTGCGATGGCTGTACGCTTCTCTTGTCGTGTAGCCGACCCCGTAGCCGGTTCCCTCATGCCAAGTCACCCTCCAGAGCCAGAAGTCCGGTTCGCCCACCGGCTCGCGGGGTGTCCACTCCTTTCCGTCCTTGGAAAAGGAGACCCAGGGATTGTAGTCCTCCTGTTCGCCGCCCAACGACTTCCGCTCCGCGGCCAGCAGCATCAGCCGGCCGTCGGGTGTGACGCCGAGCTTGGGATCCCTCAGATCGTTTCCCGGTTCAGGCTGCATGTGGACGACGGAAGACCAAACCTCCCCGTCGGCGGAGGTGATCACGCGGATGGAACCGTCATGGGAGGTGTGATCCTGGCCCTCGCGGAAGGTGCAGTACCACTGTTCCTGGAACCGGACCAGGTCGGTGAAGGCGCTGTGGGGAGCCTGGTCCCAGATCTTCTGGACCGAAACCAGCTTGGCGCCGGAAGGTCCGCACCCCGCCGCGGCGGCCAGCACCAGCAGCAATCGACAGCAACGGCTCCAACCTGACATTACGTCTCCCCTTCTTCGGTCCGAGTTGATCCAAGACCCCGCGGCCGCAGCAACCCACCTAAAACAATGGAGCCGGCGAAGGGAATTGAACCCCCAACCTACGCATTACGAATGCGCCGCTCTACCGTTGAGCTACGCCGGCTCCGAGTGGAGGAAAGGACACATTATAGGTACAAGTCCCCGGGACTGCCAACGAACCCGAGCCGAACCGGGAGTTCAGGACCGGGCTTGTTTGAGGGCGGCGGCCTGGGCCTTGGCGCCCATGTCCTCCGCTTCCTGGATCCAACCCTTCGCGTGGTAGAACATGGACAAGCTGGTGTAGGCCAACGGGTTGTCCGGTTCCACGTCCCGGTAGCGCAGGCCGTACCGGAGGGCCCGTTCCAGATCCTTGTTGTGGTAGCAGCACATGGCCGCGGCATGCAGGGCGTCGCCGTAGTCGGAGTCCTCTTCCAGCGCCCGGTCGAAGGCGGCGACCGCTTCGTCCATGCGGTCATCGGCGAAAAGGTCCATCCCCTTCAGGTAGTGGTCTTCTTTGGACATCGGCACCTCGAAAACATCGTCCTCCACGCCCGGCGTCCAGTCAAGGCACCGGACCGGCGACCCATGGTTCGTGAAATCCCGTCGTTCCGATTCGGCTACTCCAGCCGATTCCCGTCCGTGTCGTAGACCGACACGGGGCCAAAACGCGCCAGGTCCTTCTCGACCTGGGAACGGTCCGCCACCACCGTGATGACGGTCCGCCCGGAATCCAGATAGGTTCGAGCCGTATCCCGGATCGTCTCCGGAGTCACCTGCTGCAGCCGCTGGACGTAGTTCCGGTAGTGGTCTTCCGGGAGTCCGTCCAGGCGGCGGCTGACCTCAAGATCCGCCACCGAATCGGAAGTCTCCAGGACGCGGATGAATCGTCCGGTCAGCTCCGCCCGGCAACGGTTCAACTCCCGGGTACCGGGCGGCTCCCGCCTCAGGCGCTCCATCTCCTTCAGGCTCTCCTGCAACGACTCGGCCGCCACGTCGCTGCGCACGTCGGCGCCCATGAGGATGACCCCGTCGCGCCGGTACCATTTCATGACGCTGTAGGCCCCGTAGGTGTATCCCTTGTCCTCCCGCAGGTTCAGGAAGAGACGGGAGCTGGCGCTGCCCCCCAGGACCTGATTGGCCAGGAACAGGGGCGTCCCGTCCCGGTGGCCCCGGCGAAGCCCGCGCCCGGCCACGACGATCCGGGCCTGGACCGAATGAGGCCGGTGAACCAGCATCACCCGCCGTGATTCCGGGGCCGGCGGCAGCGGGACCCGGTCCTGCGGGGGCGCCTCGCCAGTCCAGCGTCCCAGGTAACGCTCGGCCAGGCGTGCGGCCCGGTCCGGTGTCACGGCTCCCGAGAAGGCAAGCAGAGCTCCGCGCGGCGACAATAGCCGCCCGTGCACTCCAAGCAACGCGTCGCGGTCCGCGTCCTCCACGTGCGACACGGGAAACGAGACTCGCGAATACGGGTGGCCGCGGTAGAGGGCGGCATGGCTCCGCTCCCGGGCCAGGAAGACCGGTTGGGATCGCTGCGACAGAAGGTGGCTTCTCCACCGGCTCCGGGCCTTCTCCAATTCCTCCTCGGGGAATGCCGGGCGCAGCACCAGGTCCGCCAACAGTTCCAGGGCCGGCTCCAGGTAGCGGACCAGCACCGTCAGGGTGAGCCGGCTCTGCTCCATTCGGACCTGGGTGCCGTAGTGAATGGCCAACTGGTCCATGAGGTCCGCGATCTGCCGGGAGTTCCGGGTCTCGGTCCCCTCTTCCAACAGCTCGACGGCCAGGCTCGTCAGGGCCAGGTTTCCGGTGGAATCGGAGGTGCGGCCGGTGGGCCAGGCCAGGCAGAGGGAAACCTTGGGAAGGGCGAATTCCTCCACCGTCAGAACCCGAAGCCCGTTCCCCAGGACGGCATCCGGAACCCTTGGATAGCCGGGTGTCGGCAACGCCGCTATCGGTGGGGGCCGATCCGTCTTCATGGCCTTTCCTTCACGCGTCTCCCCGGCCCGTCTCCCCGGCCGGCTTTGGGGCAAGTTCCCACTCAACCCTGTCCCGCCTGCCCCGGCTCCACCAGCAGCAGGGTGCGGTTCTCGGGGCGGAAGGTCTCGGCGGCCGCCCGGAGAATATCCTCGGAAGTCGTCTCGGCATACCGGGACCATTCCCGGTTGATTACCCCGGCGTCTCCGTAGAACACGGCGTGGTGGGCCAGGATCTCGCCCACGTCCGACACCTTCTCCAGCCGGCGGACGAAACGAAACGCCAACTGATTGCGCGCCTTCTCCAGCTCCTGCGGAGTCACCACCTCCCGGCACAGCCGGCCCAGCTCGGCCTCGACCAGGTCCAGGACCGGGTCGACCGGGACGCCGTCCTGAATCTGCAGGAAGATGTCGAACATGCCCGGGCCGCGGTACTGGTTGGGTCCGGCCGACAGTCCGGCGACCCAGTTCCGTTCGTAGACCAGTTGTCGGTAGAGGCGCGAGGAGGAGCCGTCCGTCAGCAGCAGGGCGAGGATGCTCAGGGCGTAGTACTCGGGACTGCCCACGGGCGGCATGTGGTAGCCGATGATGACCAGGGGCAGCACGGCCAGGGGGTCCCCGATCGTCTCCCGTTTCTCCTCCTGTTGAGACGGCTCCCGGAATACCGGCCGTCCGGATCGTGTCCGATCCGGAATCGGGCCGAAGTACCGATGGATCGATTCCAGGGCTGCGGCCTCCTCCAGGTCTCCCGACAGGACCAGCACGGCGTTTCCCGGTCCGTAGTGCGTCCGGTGAAACTCCCTGGCGTCGGCCAGGGTCGCCCGTTTCAGGTCTTCGACGGCGCCGATGATGGGATGGGCGTATTCCCAACTCTCGTAGGCCAGGTCGTCCAGCCTCAGAAAGGCTCGGCCGTAGGGCCGGTTGTCGTAACTCTGCTTCTTCTCTTCGATGACCGTCTGCCTCTGGTTCTCGAAATTCTCCGCCGTCACCTCCAGGGAATTCATCCGGTCCGCCTCCAGCCACAGCCCCAGGTCCAGGCAATTCGAAGGCAGCGTTTCGTGGTAGGCGGTGCGGTCCTTGCTGGTGGTGGCGTTCCAGCGTCCCCCCGCTTCGTCCACGTATCGGCCATGCTCATTTTTGGCCACGTTCCCGGATCCCTGGAACATCATGTGCTCGAAGAGGTGGGCGAGACCCGAAAGTCCCGGAACTTCGTAGGAGGAGCCGACCCGGTAGTGGAGGCTGATATGCACCAGGGGGACGCGGCGGTGGGGCCGCAAGATGACCTGGAGGCCGTTGGACAAGGTTTCCTGCCGGAACTGGACGTGTGGGATATCCAGACGTTCTCCTGCCGGGCCGGGATCCGTTTTCATGCGGGGATTCTACCGTTATCGGGCGTCGAACTCGAAGAAAACCAGAGGTTCCTTGGCCGAAAAATTGAAGACCTCGGGGAGATAAAAGCGGCTCTTGGAAAGGTTCCATCCTTCCCACGGGATTTTGTAGAAGACCACGCCGAAGTCCTTGGTGTAAGGCGCTATGAGCTTTTCGCCAAAGGATTTTTGCTCGAAGTCGGCGAGCATCTCCTCGCTGGCGACCTTTACTTTCCGGGACCCGCGGCGGCCGGGGCCCCGGGGCGGAAAATCCGAGATCGGGGGCCGCCGCTTGTTGTTCAGGTCCGCCAGCACGTCCAGGTAGTGCATCGGACGGTGCTGGGTCCCGGCGTCGTCGATCAGGAATATGGCCCGGCCGTCCAGGCTCACCACGAAATCGTTGTTGTTCTCCACCACCATGAGCACC of Acidobacteriota bacterium contains these proteins:
- a CDS encoding amidohydrolase; translated protein: MSLELRNRIFKQLDSMWLIDPHTHIDPHRPAAETLADILGYHYYTELAHSAGMPREEIEEPGVGPREKTRRLIANLGPVENTVQSSWLVEMARSLLGFEGDRITPDNWEALYDTSERLMSSATWEQDVLRRSRLRRVFLTSDFDDPLEGFDTELYIPCLRADDLVFGLADPAVRRRLEKAAGVSVHDPAGLRRALGSLFRHFASRNARAAAISLPPDFTPAKISEREAAAALDRILPGREDGGLRSRRSLSHFVFWTLAEFCAEFRLPFDLMIGVNRGVYEAGVFQGQDLYDSRVSLIQYRELFNAFPQVTFPISVLASVTNQELTSYAWIFPNVVTHGHWWYSNAPAFLEGDLAARLETVPATKQIGYYSDMYKLEFALPKFAMYKRTLAKVLAERYVIDRGWPEVRAVELGRQVLRGNVDAIFGF
- a CDS encoding pitrilysin family protein; the protein is MKTDRPPPIAALPTPGYPRVPDAVLGNGLRVLTVEEFALPKVSLCLAWPTGRTSDSTGNLALTSLAVELLEEGTETRNSRQIADLMDQLAIHYGTQVRMEQSRLTLTVLVRYLEPALELLADLVLRPAFPEEELEKARSRWRSHLLSQRSQPVFLARERSHAALYRGHPYSRVSFPVSHVEDADRDALLGVHGRLLSPRGALLAFSGAVTPDRAARLAERYLGRWTGEAPPQDRVPLPPAPESRRVMLVHRPHSVQARIVVAGRGLRRGHRDGTPLFLANQVLGGSASSRLFLNLREDKGYTYGAYSVMKWYRRDGVILMGADVRSDVAAESLQESLKEMERLRREPPGTRELNRCRAELTGRFIRVLETSDSVADLEVSRRLDGLPEDHYRNYVQRLQQVTPETIRDTARTYLDSGRTVITVVADRSQVEKDLARFGPVSVYDTDGNRLE
- a CDS encoding sialidase family protein; translated protein: MSGWSRCCRLLLVLAAAAGCGPSGAKLVSVQKIWDQAPHSAFTDLVRFQEQWYCTFREGQDHTSHDGSIRVITSADGEVWSSVVHMQPEPGNDLRDPKLGVTPDGRLMLLAAERKSLGGEQEDYNPWVSFSKDGKEWTPREPVGEPDFWLWRVTWHEGTGYGVGYTTREAYSHRNSQQEFARLYKTEDGVRYETHVNVFFSRGYPNESKIVFHEDGTAVCLLRRDGKTDNSAQIGVSEPPYTLWNWKDTGQRIGGPNLIVLPDGRHVISGRLYLPDGDRRTLLWSLDPEAGTVSELLRLPSGGDTSYAGMVWHEGLLWMSYYSTHEEKTSVYLAKVDIPKPEPVEAVGY
- a CDS encoding tetratricopeptide repeat protein — its product is MSKEDHYLKGMDLFADDRMDEAVAAFDRALEEDSDYGDALHAAAMCCYHNKDLERALRYGLRYRDVEPDNPLAYTSLSMFYHAKGWIQEAEDMGAKAQAAALKQARS
- a CDS encoding pitrilysin family protein, which produces MKTDPGPAGERLDIPHVQFRQETLSNGLQVILRPHRRVPLVHISLHYRVGSSYEVPGLSGLAHLFEHMMFQGSGNVAKNEHGRYVDEAGGRWNATTSKDRTAYHETLPSNCLDLGLWLEADRMNSLEVTAENFENQRQTVIEEKKQSYDNRPYGRAFLRLDDLAYESWEYAHPIIGAVEDLKRATLADAREFHRTHYGPGNAVLVLSGDLEEAAALESIHRYFGPIPDRTRSGRPVFREPSQQEEKRETIGDPLAVLPLVIIGYHMPPVGSPEYYALSILALLLTDGSSSRLYRQLVYERNWVAGLSAGPNQYRGPGMFDIFLQIQDGVPVDPVLDLVEAELGRLCREVVTPQELEKARNQLAFRFVRRLEKVSDVGEILAHHAVFYGDAGVINREWSRYAETTSEDILRAAAETFRPENRTLLLVEPGQAGQG